One window of Mediterraneibacter butyricigenes genomic DNA carries:
- a CDS encoding glucosaminidase domain-containing protein — protein MRQREHRKNLFRMFGKRKGDAAILLGMALSLVLFFGEIHVVYAEEQPNGSNLSEREIYVVDENGNYSLLEDRVDPAVTDAVTDGAQSGVESGALDEDQDETTDGTSEEGVAVQSADAGSEIEAQATGVKIVNFRAKANGTAVSANSTTDFKEKDTNYKGYTCGAYGADAIYLGMENGQVKFMLGGVIGLVNASEVQIVAYNSSRSVSYYYVKNGNLYHKVAINLNDKNAGSIINLGAAPSGLSQGVTYYSYDGHYFYTDYTVMASDYQNNTRNRSVNPSAPYYNYFQYLPFRSKTTYTAAELNQLIQSKTSSGKMLNMGNIAINMQNTYGVNALAIVAIAGNESGWGRSNIAQNKNNLFGLNAIDRSPGASANSYGSVDACVKDFAETYMSKRYLRAGYIYYKGGFLGNKAAGINVSYGSDPYWGEKAASIMKSLDSAKRDLNQYTIGIKDFYNFNHTDLNVRKEASTSSAKIYSTGLQSGYAFRILGSSGDFYQIQSDPVLNSDRGSINTGSGNYSYDGMYGYVSKNYVNVVIQGKNPGNNGNDGDQDDGSLAVAYRAHCQTYGWMNYQKNGASAGTSGESKRMEALQIRLQNAPYSGDIVYQTHCQTYGWLSEVKNDAIAGTVGESKRVEAIRIKLTGEMAKHYDVYYRVHAQTFGWMGWAKNGESAGSAGYSKRLEAVQIVLIEKGSAAPGSTANAYRESTPSVAYQTHVQTYGWQAFVADGATAGTTGKSKRLESIVLKLQNKPMSGDIQYKTHVQTYGWQNWVSGGQQSGTTGKAKRLEAIQIKLTGEMANQYDVYYRVHAQTYGWLGWAKNGASAGTEGLSKRLEAIQVVLVKKGGAAPGSTANPFVKK, from the coding sequence ATGAGACAACGAGAACACAGGAAGAATCTGTTTAGAATGTTCGGAAAACGCAAGGGAGATGCAGCCATTCTTTTGGGAATGGCTCTCTCCCTTGTGCTGTTTTTCGGAGAAATTCATGTGGTATATGCAGAAGAACAACCAAATGGCAGTAATCTGTCAGAGCGGGAAATCTATGTAGTAGATGAAAATGGAAATTACAGTTTGTTGGAAGATCGCGTGGATCCGGCAGTAACAGATGCAGTAACAGATGGAGCACAATCCGGAGTAGAAAGCGGAGCCTTAGATGAGGATCAGGACGAAACCACGGATGGAACTTCGGAAGAGGGGGTTGCAGTTCAGAGTGCAGACGCGGGTAGCGAGATAGAAGCACAGGCAACCGGGGTAAAGATCGTCAATTTCCGTGCAAAAGCTAATGGCACGGCAGTCTCCGCAAACAGTACGACGGATTTTAAAGAAAAGGATACCAATTACAAAGGGTATACTTGTGGTGCTTATGGGGCAGATGCCATTTATCTGGGCATGGAGAACGGCCAGGTCAAATTCATGTTGGGTGGAGTCATTGGTCTGGTGAATGCATCGGAAGTCCAGATCGTGGCTTACAACAGTTCCAGAAGTGTCAGTTATTATTATGTGAAGAACGGAAATCTGTACCATAAAGTTGCAATCAACCTAAATGATAAAAATGCGGGCAGTATCATCAATCTGGGAGCGGCACCGTCCGGCCTGTCTCAGGGTGTAACCTATTACAGTTATGATGGGCATTACTTTTATACCGATTATACGGTGATGGCATCCGATTACCAGAACAATACCAGAAATCGTTCGGTGAATCCATCGGCACCATATTATAATTATTTTCAGTATCTGCCATTTCGAAGTAAAACCACATATACGGCAGCCGAGTTGAATCAACTGATTCAAAGCAAGACCAGCAGTGGAAAAATGTTGAATATGGGAAATATCGCCATCAATATGCAGAATACCTATGGAGTCAATGCGCTTGCGATCGTTGCAATCGCCGGAAACGAAAGCGGTTGGGGAAGAAGCAATATTGCACAGAATAAAAATAATTTATTTGGGTTAAATGCCATCGACCGGTCACCTGGTGCCAGTGCCAATAGCTATGGAAGTGTAGATGCCTGTGTGAAAGATTTTGCAGAGACGTATATGTCCAAACGTTATTTAAGAGCGGGATATATTTATTACAAGGGTGGATTTCTGGGAAATAAGGCGGCAGGAATCAATGTGAGTTATGGATCGGATCCTTATTGGGGCGAAAAGGCTGCCTCGATCATGAAGAGCCTGGATTCGGCAAAGAGGGATCTGAACCAATATACCATCGGAATCAAAGATTTTTATAATTTTAACCATACAGATCTGAATGTGAGAAAAGAAGCAAGCACTTCATCCGCGAAAATTTATTCCACCGGTTTGCAGTCTGGATATGCGTTCCGGATTCTGGGAAGCTCCGGAGATTTTTACCAGATCCAGAGTGATCCGGTATTGAATTCGGACAGAGGTTCGATCAATACTGGTTCGGGAAATTATTCCTATGATGGAATGTATGGGTATGTGAGCAAGAACTATGTGAATGTGGTCATTCAAGGGAAGAATCCTGGGAACAACGGAAATGATGGCGATCAGGATGATGGAAGTCTGGCGGTAGCCTATCGGGCACATTGCCAGACCTACGGTTGGATGAATTATCAGAAAAATGGAGCCAGTGCCGGAACCAGCGGAGAATCCAAGCGAATGGAGGCATTGCAGATCCGACTGCAAAATGCTCCCTATTCCGGTGATATCGTTTACCAGACCCATTGCCAGACTTACGGCTGGCTTTCTGAAGTGAAAAATGATGCTATCGCTGGTACGGTCGGTGAGTCCAAGCGGGTAGAAGCTATCCGAATCAAACTGACCGGAGAGATGGCAAAGCACTATGATGTGTATTATCGGGTGCATGCGCAGACTTTCGGTTGGATGGGATGGGCGAAAAATGGAGAGAGCGCCGGAAGTGCCGGCTATTCCAAGCGACTGGAAGCGGTACAGATCGTACTGATAGAAAAGGGCAGTGCAGCACCGGGTAGTACAGCCAATGCGTATCGTGAATCCACACCGTCGGTGGCATATCAAACCCATGTGCAGACTTATGGCTGGCAGGCTTTCGTGGCAGACGGAGCTACAGCGGGAACGACCGGAAAATCAAAACGGTTGGAATCCATCGTTTTGAAACTTCAGAATAAGCCGATGTCAGGGGATATTCAGTATAAGACGCATGTGCAGACTTATGGCTGGCAGAATTGGGTGAGTGGAGGTCAGCAAAGTGGCACCACCGGAAAGGCAAAACGACTGGAAGCCATTCAGATCAAATTAACCGGAGAGATGGCAAATCAATATGATGTATATTACCGGGTGCATGCTCAGACTTATGGCTGGCTCGGATGGGCAAAGAATGGAGCAAGTGCCGGAACCGAAGGACTTTCCAAGCGACTGGAAGCGATTCAGGTCGTATTGGTGAAAAAAGGCGGTGCGGCGCCGGGAAGTACAGCAAATCCATTTGTGAAAAAGTAA
- a CDS encoding LCP family protein, giving the protein MSRKRRRRPLTPKERALLRRKRKRRRLILILAELLVLAVLGVAAFVVLKLDLMNYNPLNEKNLDIYQDTGDYTNIALFGLDSREGELEKGARSDSIIIASINNKTKEVKLLSVYRDTLLKQDDDTYDKANSAYFYGGPEAAIALLNRNLDLDIKKYISVNFNALSDIIDALGGLEIDVTEEEVPYVNAYTVENIKVTGKDSLGIESAGLQTLNGIQATAYARIRYTSGDDFKRTERQRLVLQKIAEKAQAADISTLNRIIDQVLPEISTNLTAANFMGLAANGLKYSIGESKGFPFDVTTSESVRNHDGSYVIPIGFSDNVSQLHQFLFGDKDYKPSDLVEEISNDIIYLSGVDPADYTTNDSSSSDNEDSSGDPSDSSDEEDSSSDSGSDYNDSSDEEDTGGYYD; this is encoded by the coding sequence ATGAGCAGAAAAAGAAGACGCAGACCGCTCACTCCCAAAGAGCGCGCCCTTCTACGACGAAAGAGAAAACGCAGACGACTGATCCTGATCCTTGCAGAGCTTCTGGTTCTTGCAGTCCTTGGTGTCGCTGCTTTTGTTGTTTTAAAATTAGATCTGATGAATTATAATCCATTGAATGAAAAGAATCTGGATATTTATCAGGACACCGGTGATTACACCAATATTGCACTTTTCGGTCTGGATTCCAGAGAAGGCGAACTGGAAAAAGGCGCCCGAAGCGACAGTATCATCATCGCCAGTATCAACAACAAGACCAAAGAAGTCAAACTTCTGTCTGTTTACCGAGACACCCTTTTAAAACAGGATGATGACACCTATGATAAAGCAAACAGTGCTTATTTTTACGGTGGACCGGAAGCAGCCATCGCACTGCTGAACCGAAATCTGGATCTGGATATCAAGAAATACATCAGTGTCAACTTCAACGCCTTAAGCGACATCATCGATGCCCTCGGAGGACTTGAGATTGATGTAACCGAAGAAGAAGTTCCTTATGTGAATGCGTATACCGTGGAAAATATCAAAGTCACCGGTAAAGATTCTCTGGGAATTGAGTCCGCCGGGCTCCAGACCTTAAACGGAATCCAGGCTACGGCCTACGCGCGAATTCGTTACACTAGCGGTGATGATTTCAAGCGAACCGAACGTCAACGTCTGGTACTCCAGAAGATTGCAGAGAAAGCACAGGCCGCCGATATTTCCACCTTAAATCGTATCATTGATCAGGTACTTCCAGAAATTTCCACCAATCTGACCGCCGCCAATTTTATGGGTCTGGCCGCCAACGGTCTGAAATACAGTATCGGGGAGAGCAAGGGATTTCCTTTTGACGTCACGACTTCCGAAAGTGTGCGCAACCACGATGGCTCCTATGTTATTCCCATTGGATTTTCCGACAATGTCTCCCAGCTTCATCAGTTCCTTTTCGGAGACAAAGATTACAAGCCCTCCGACTTGGTGGAGGAGATCAGTAACGACATCATTTATCTTTCCGGAGTAGATCCGGCAGATTATACCACCAACGATTCTTCCTCTTCCGACAACGAGGATTCCTCCGGTGATCCTTCAGATTCTTCCGATGAAGAGGACAGCAGTTCCGACAGCGGTTCTGACTATAATGACTCCTCCGATGAAGAAGATACCGGCGGATATTATGATTAA
- a CDS encoding HPr family phosphocarrier protein, which translates to MVSETVKIKNPTGLHLRPAGLFCTTAMKFENCSVTFKARNGKLAANAKSVLSVLGACIKSGDEIEIFCEGENEEAALAEMVKIVEDGLGE; encoded by the coding sequence ATGGTAAGCGAAACAGTAAAGATAAAAAATCCTACAGGACTTCATCTGAGACCGGCAGGTTTGTTCTGTACCACTGCAATGAAGTTTGAAAATTGCTCTGTGACATTTAAGGCAAGAAACGGAAAACTGGCCGCCAATGCGAAGAGCGTGCTCAGTGTGTTGGGAGCCTGCATAAAAAGCGGAGATGAGATTGAGATCTTCTGCGAGGGCGAAAATGAAGAAGCGGCACTGGCAGAGATGGTAAAGATCGTGGAAGATGGTCTGGGAGAGTAA
- a CDS encoding CdaR family protein: MKNKLTNNIGLKFAAVLFAALLWLIVVNVDDPVDTNIYRNIPVTVTNEEVVTNTGKTYQILDDTQTVTVAVTAPRSVLSQIKNNDIKAEADMREMELKSLVPVTVTVDGFEGKYESAEATPRNIQVKIEDQTKNTFPLSVDTTGTLRDGYVLGETKTNPETITIRGSESLVATIDKAVARVNISGLAEDKELDAELILYDAKGNVIDQTLLTNNLGEKGVSVDVQVLSKKDLTLDFEVSGSPANGYVYTGLTSTPDRISVCGTAKALKGLDSIQIPSSELDISGATGKEEIVVDISPYLPEGVELVDDTAKNVIVTVTVELEGAQTIEFPVEGIVVNNLASGLKIDYEDVEDLSLQFKGSQDALNSLDVRNGVSIDLKDCKDPGTYIVPVSVEVPESVTLVTQPSIKILLQKKEE; the protein is encoded by the coding sequence ATGAAGAATAAGCTGACAAACAACATTGGACTGAAGTTTGCAGCAGTTCTTTTTGCTGCATTGTTATGGTTGATCGTGGTAAACGTGGACGATCCGGTGGATACAAACATATATCGAAATATACCGGTCACAGTCACAAATGAAGAAGTAGTAACCAATACCGGAAAGACCTATCAAATTCTGGATGATACGCAGACTGTGACTGTTGCAGTGACGGCGCCGAGATCTGTGCTTTCTCAGATTAAGAATAATGACATCAAGGCCGAAGCGGATATGCGGGAGATGGAATTGAAATCTCTGGTTCCAGTGACGGTAACGGTGGATGGATTCGAAGGCAAATATGAGTCTGCAGAGGCGACTCCGAGAAATATCCAGGTCAAGATTGAAGACCAGACCAAAAATACTTTCCCATTGAGTGTGGATACGACAGGCACATTAAGAGATGGCTATGTACTGGGAGAGACAAAGACCAATCCGGAGACCATTACAATTCGTGGTTCGGAATCCTTGGTGGCAACCATTGACAAAGCAGTTGCAAGGGTGAATATTTCCGGACTGGCAGAAGATAAGGAACTGGATGCAGAACTGATCCTGTACGACGCAAAGGGAAATGTGATCGATCAGACCCTGCTGACCAACAACCTTGGAGAAAAAGGTGTCAGCGTAGATGTACAGGTATTGAGCAAGAAAGATTTAACGTTAGACTTTGAAGTGTCAGGAAGTCCGGCCAACGGATATGTATATACGGGACTTACCAGTACCCCGGATAGAATTTCTGTCTGTGGAACAGCAAAGGCCCTGAAAGGACTGGACAGTATTCAGATTCCGTCTTCCGAATTGGATATCAGCGGAGCAACCGGAAAGGAAGAAATCGTGGTAGACATTTCTCCTTATCTTCCGGAAGGAGTGGAGCTGGTAGATGACACAGCGAAGAATGTTATTGTTACAGTGACAGTGGAGCTGGAAGGTGCACAGACCATAGAATTCCCGGTAGAGGGAATCGTGGTCAACAATCTTGCCAGTGGCCTGAAGATTGATTATGAAGATGTGGAAGACCTGAGTCTTCAGTTTAAAGGATCGCAGGATGCACTGAATTCTCTGGATGTGAGAAATGGTGTTTCGATCGATCTGAAAGACTGCAAAGATCCGGGCACTTATATCGTTCCGGTTTCCGTAGAAGTGCCGGAGTCAGTCACTCTGGTGACCCAACCGTCAATCAAGATCCTTTTACAGAAAAAAGAAGAGTAA
- the cdaA gene encoding diadenylate cyclase CdaA, whose product MEARIAAFFGRYLGDLYLPHIRFIDVIEIVIVAVVIYEIMLWIKNTKAWMLLRGLLTLAGFILIAAVFKMHTILFLAKGCINVLATAAVIVFQPELRRALEKLGEKNFFSNLVPFERNKENQRFSDETLESLVHAAFEMGSVCTGALIVVEQAIHLTEYELTGIELDCKVSEQVLINIFEHNTPLHDGAVIVRGDRITSATCYLPLSDNMQISKELGTRHRAALGMSEVSDALIIVVSEETGQVSVAMGGQLARGVSEEYLMTRLSQIQYCTSDVKKFTRWKGRQKHEE is encoded by the coding sequence ATGGAAGCAAGAATCGCAGCATTTTTCGGAAGATATCTGGGAGATTTATATCTGCCTCATATCCGTTTTATCGATGTGATCGAGATCGTGATCGTTGCGGTAGTGATCTATGAGATCATGCTCTGGATCAAGAATACAAAAGCATGGATGCTGCTTCGCGGACTGCTGACACTGGCAGGCTTCATTCTGATCGCAGCCGTTTTTAAGATGCATACCATTTTGTTCCTGGCAAAAGGCTGCATCAATGTGCTGGCGACAGCAGCGGTGATCGTGTTCCAGCCGGAACTGAGAAGAGCATTGGAAAAACTGGGAGAGAAGAATTTCTTTTCCAATCTGGTGCCATTTGAGCGCAACAAAGAGAATCAGAGATTTTCCGATGAAACGCTGGAAAGTCTGGTTCATGCAGCCTTCGAGATGGGAAGCGTCTGTACAGGTGCGCTAATCGTGGTGGAACAGGCGATCCACCTGACTGAATATGAACTGACCGGAATCGAACTGGACTGTAAAGTGTCCGAGCAGGTTCTGATCAATATTTTTGAACATAATACACCATTGCATGACGGAGCCGTGATCGTGCGGGGAGACCGGATTACTTCCGCAACCTGTTACCTTCCGCTGTCGGACAATATGCAGATCAGCAAGGAACTGGGAACCAGACACAGAGCGGCACTGGGAATGAGCGAAGTCAGTGACGCACTGATCATCGTTGTATCTGAAGAAACCGGTCAGGTCTCTGTAGCGATGGGCGGACAACTGGCACGTGGCGTTTCCGAAGAATATCTGATGACAAGATTGAGCCAGATACAGTACTGTACTTCAGATGTGAAGAAATTTACACGGTGGAAAGGACGGCAGAAGCATGAAGAATAA
- a CDS encoding ComF family protein has protein sequence MYQRGLNLLYPEVCPFCGEILQVSGKIGAFPEKRKIGNGPESGEQRVVKQWKKMDDSCICQECRKKLQYVEEPRCYRCGKPLREEDEDVEYCRDCAGRKRYFDQGRSLYLHRSPASDAIYRFKFKNQRVYAKVFAEEMAERFAKDLRRWQAEALIPIPLSEKRQKKRGYNQAKILARELSKRTGIPVEEGALFRIRDTRPQKELDDRERQQNLRQAFAVAKCWKPVRSVVLVDDIYTTGSTINKAAKMLKKAGVSKVYFLTISIGQGL, from the coding sequence GTGTATCAGAGAGGTCTGAACCTGCTCTATCCGGAGGTCTGTCCATTTTGCGGAGAGATTCTGCAGGTATCCGGGAAAATCGGTGCTTTTCCGGAAAAGAGAAAGATAGGAAATGGGCCGGAGAGCGGAGAACAGAGAGTGGTAAAACAGTGGAAAAAGATGGATGACAGCTGCATATGTCAGGAATGTCGGAAGAAACTGCAGTATGTCGAAGAACCCCGTTGTTATCGGTGCGGAAAACCATTGCGAGAAGAAGACGAGGATGTGGAATACTGTCGGGACTGCGCCGGGAGGAAACGTTACTTCGATCAGGGCAGAAGTCTGTATCTTCACAGATCTCCCGCATCCGATGCAATTTACCGGTTCAAATTCAAGAACCAGAGAGTCTATGCGAAGGTTTTTGCGGAAGAAATGGCGGAAAGATTTGCAAAAGATCTGAGACGCTGGCAGGCAGAGGCATTGATCCCCATTCCGCTTTCAGAAAAGAGACAAAAGAAACGAGGGTATAATCAGGCGAAGATTCTGGCGAGAGAATTGTCGAAGCGAACGGGCATCCCGGTGGAAGAGGGCGCATTATTTCGGATTCGGGATACCAGACCGCAAAAGGAACTGGATGACAGAGAACGACAGCAGAATTTAAGACAGGCATTTGCAGTGGCGAAGTGCTGGAAACCGGTGAGATCCGTGGTGCTGGTTGATGATATCTATACCACGGGAAGTACGATCAATAAGGCGGCGAAAATGCTGAAAAAAGCAGGCGTTTCAAAAGTGTACTTTTTGACGATAAGCATTGGACAAGGACTTTGA
- the recD2 gene encoding SF1B family DNA helicase RecD2, whose amino-acid sequence METIQGYIEHIVYRNEENGYTVFSLTNDDGEVTCVGSFPYIGEGELIEVSGEYTTHSLYGVQLKVSEHQIKEPEDLVSIERYLGSGAIKGVGPKMAGKIVKLFKEDTFRIIEEEPERLAEVKGISERKAREIASQLEEKREMRQVMIFLQKYGISITLAAKIYQYYGQKVYQILEENPYQIAEDIQGVGFKTADEIAMRGGIHMDSDFRIHSGLLYVLTQSTTEGHVYLPKESLFYRTSQLLGVGTERMEKHVMDLCIERKAVMKQVGDEVRVYASHYYYLELNTARMLCELDLAYEIDEQEAQRVIRQIEAEEKISLDDRQKEAVLESLRRGLFILTGGPGTGKTTTINTMIRIFEREGLDISLAAPTGRAAKRMTETSGYEAQTIHRLLEVSGSQEEESMGGFGRNQENPLEADVIIIDEMSMVDLPLMHALLTAICPGTRLILVGDQDQLPSVGPGSVLKDIITSERFPVIKLKKIFRQAGTSDIVLNAHRINEGEMVVPDNKSRDFFFLRRQDADIIIRVTIALIQEKLPKYIGEDASEIQVLTPMRKGLLGVERLNEFLQKYLNPASEKKAEKEIGSRLFRVGDKVMQTRNNYQLEWEIRTKYGLKVDEGQGIFNGDMGIVREINEYDETLEVEYDEHRMVKYPFDLVEELDLAYAITIHKSQGSEYPAVILPLLPGPRQLYNRSLLYTAVTRAKKCITIVGSEETFQDMIQNKSEQERYTSLAECIREV is encoded by the coding sequence TTGGAAACGATACAGGGATATATTGAACATATCGTATATCGAAATGAGGAAAACGGATATACCGTGTTTTCTCTGACAAATGATGACGGAGAGGTGACCTGCGTGGGCAGCTTTCCATACATAGGAGAGGGAGAACTGATCGAGGTGTCCGGAGAATATACAACACACAGCCTGTATGGCGTCCAACTGAAAGTATCGGAGCATCAGATCAAGGAACCGGAAGATCTGGTATCGATTGAACGTTATCTGGGAAGCGGAGCGATTAAAGGGGTAGGACCGAAGATGGCAGGAAAGATCGTAAAGCTTTTTAAAGAAGATACTTTCCGAATCATTGAAGAGGAGCCGGAGAGACTGGCGGAAGTAAAAGGAATCAGTGAACGAAAGGCACGGGAGATCGCATCCCAACTGGAAGAAAAAAGAGAGATGCGGCAAGTGATGATCTTTCTGCAAAAATACGGAATCTCGATTACACTGGCGGCAAAGATTTATCAGTATTATGGACAGAAAGTCTATCAGATCCTGGAAGAAAATCCGTACCAGATTGCGGAAGATATTCAGGGAGTGGGATTTAAGACAGCAGACGAGATTGCGATGCGTGGCGGAATCCATATGGATTCGGATTTTCGTATTCACAGTGGTTTGCTCTATGTATTGACGCAGAGTACCACGGAAGGGCATGTATATCTTCCGAAAGAAAGTCTGTTTTACCGGACAAGTCAGCTCCTTGGCGTGGGGACGGAACGGATGGAAAAACATGTGATGGATCTGTGCATCGAGCGAAAAGCCGTGATGAAGCAGGTTGGGGATGAAGTGCGGGTCTATGCCAGTCACTATTACTACCTGGAACTGAATACGGCGAGGATGCTCTGTGAACTGGATCTGGCTTATGAGATCGATGAGCAGGAGGCACAGCGGGTCATCCGCCAGATCGAGGCAGAAGAGAAGATCAGTCTGGATGACCGGCAGAAAGAGGCGGTACTGGAATCTCTGAGAAGAGGTCTGTTTATCCTTACAGGAGGACCGGGAACCGGAAAAACCACCACCATCAATACCATGATCCGCATTTTTGAGCGGGAAGGACTGGACATCAGTCTGGCGGCACCCACGGGGCGTGCGGCGAAGCGAATGACGGAAACCAGTGGTTATGAGGCACAGACGATCCATCGTTTACTGGAGGTTAGCGGGAGTCAGGAAGAGGAATCCATGGGCGGTTTCGGCAGGAATCAGGAGAATCCTCTGGAAGCGGACGTGATCATTATCGATGAAATGTCAATGGTGGATCTGCCGTTGATGCATGCGTTGTTGACGGCAATCTGTCCGGGAACCCGCCTGATTCTGGTGGGAGATCAGGATCAGCTTCCGTCAGTAGGACCGGGAAGTGTACTGAAAGATATTATTACATCTGAGCGGTTTCCGGTTATAAAGCTGAAAAAGATTTTCCGGCAGGCGGGAACCAGCGATATTGTATTGAATGCCCATCGAATCAACGAGGGAGAAATGGTGGTGCCGGACAATAAGAGCCGCGACTTTTTCTTTCTGAGACGCCAGGATGCGGATATTATTATCCGGGTAACGATCGCGCTGATCCAGGAAAAGCTGCCAAAATATATCGGAGAAGATGCCTCAGAGATTCAGGTTCTGACTCCGATGAGAAAAGGACTTCTGGGGGTGGAACGTCTCAATGAATTTTTACAGAAGTATCTGAATCCGGCCAGTGAAAAAAAGGCAGAAAAGGAAATCGGAAGCCGGTTGTTCCGGGTGGGAGACAAGGTTATGCAGACCCGGAATAATTATCAACTGGAATGGGAAATCCGGACGAAATACGGCCTGAAAGTAGATGAAGGTCAGGGAATTTTCAACGGGGATATGGGGATTGTCAGGGAAATCAATGAATATGACGAGACTCTGGAAGTAGAATATGATGAACACCGGATGGTAAAATATCCATTTGATCTGGTGGAAGAACTGGATCTGGCCTATGCCATTACCATTCACAAATCCCAAGGAAGCGAATATCCGGCTGTGATCCTGCCGTTGCTCCCGGGACCGAGACAACTGTACAACCGCAGTCTGCTTTACACGGCAGTCACGCGGGCAAAAAAATGTATTACCATTGTGGGGAGTGAAGAAACATTTCAGGATATGATCCAAAACAAAAGCGAACAGGAGCGTTATACCAGCTTGGCAGAGTGTATCAGAGAGGTCTGA
- the mreB gene encoding rod shape-determining protein produces MAVDIGIDLGTASVLVYVKGKGVVLKEPSVVAFDRDTNVIKAIGEEARLMLGRTPGNIVAVRPLRQGVISDYTVTEKMIKYFVQKSLGRRTFKKPRISICVPSGVTEVEKKAVEEATFAAGAREVHLIEEPVAAAIGAGIDISKPCGNMIVDIGGGTADIAVISLGGTVVNTSIKIAGDDFDEAIVRYMRKKHNLLIGERTAEDIKIKIGTTYPLVEEETMEVRGRNLVTGLPKTVTITSSETEEALREATSQIVEAVIGVLERTPPELSADILDRGIVLTGGGAMLRGLEELIEEKTGINTMTAEDPMKVVAIGTGQFVEFMSGRKDF; encoded by the coding sequence ATGGCAGTAGATATCGGGATAGATTTGGGTACAGCCAGTGTGCTCGTATACGTAAAAGGAAAAGGTGTGGTTTTGAAGGAGCCGTCTGTAGTTGCTTTTGACAGAGATACCAATGTGATCAAGGCTATCGGAGAAGAAGCCAGACTGATGCTCGGAAGAACACCGGGAAATATTGTGGCCGTGCGCCCACTTCGTCAGGGTGTGATTTCAGACTATACCGTAACAGAAAAAATGATCAAATATTTCGTTCAGAAATCTCTGGGACGGAGAACATTCAAAAAGCCGCGGATCAGTATCTGCGTGCCGAGTGGTGTGACGGAAGTGGAAAAGAAAGCCGTAGAGGAGGCAACCTTTGCAGCCGGAGCCAGAGAAGTACATCTGATCGAAGAACCGGTAGCGGCAGCTATCGGTGCCGGAATTGATATTTCCAAACCCTGCGGAAATATGATCGTGGATATCGGAGGAGGAACGGCAGATATTGCGGTAATTTCTCTGGGCGGAACGGTAGTCAATACGTCCATCAAGATCGCGGGGGATGATTTCGATGAGGCAATCGTCCGTTATATGCGGAAGAAACATAATCTGCTGATTGGAGAACGGACGGCAGAAGATATCAAGATTAAGATCGGAACGACCTATCCTCTGGTGGAGGAAGAGACGATGGAAGTCCGTGGCCGGAATCTGGTGACAGGTCTGCCGAAGACGGTTACGATCACTTCTTCCGAGACAGAGGAAGCCTTAAGAGAAGCAACCAGTCAGATTGTGGAAGCCGTGATCGGAGTATTGGAGCGTACTCCACCGGAGCTTTCCGCAGATATTCTGGATCGTGGAATTGTACTGACCGGAGGTGGTGCGATGCTTCGGGGACTGGAAGAGCTGATTGAAGAAAAAACGGGAATCAATACGATGACAGCGGAAGACCCGATGAAAGTCGTTGCGATAGGTACCGGACAATTTGTAGAATTTATGAGTGGACGGAAAGATTTTTAA